The Corynebacterium minutissimum genome includes the window TAGCGACCAGGTTATGGGGATCAGCGTCCATGGCAAGGACTATGAGATTGCCTCCGATGCGCAAGGCATCATGGCCCTAAATGCCTGGGTGGAAGCAGCACCGTCGAAGCGGAAAGAGAAGCTGAACTATCACCAGATGCGCCAGCGTGCCACCCGCTTTCCAAAGAAATAGACCCCACCCGTTAGGGTAGAGTGCATGCGTGTAGTCATCGCCCGTTGCTCAGTAGATTACGTCGGCCGCCTCGATGCCCACCTGCCCTTGGCGGACCGCCTCATCCTTATTAAGGCCGATGGTTCGGTGTCTGTGCATGCGGATGACCGTGCCTACAAGCCCTTGAACTGGATGACTCCTCCGTGCACCTTTGAGGAATCGGAGATTACGGATATCGATGGCGACGACACCGGCGAGAAACTGTGGCTGGTGGAGAACCCTAAAGGCGAACAGCTTCGTATCACCATCGCAGAGGTGCACCAGGACATCGAGATGGACTTGGGCGAAGACCCAGGCTTGGTCAAGGACGGTGTCGAAGCACACCTGCAAGAGCTTCTGGCGGAACACATCGAAACGCTAGGGGAGAAGTACTCGCTTGTCCGTCGCGAGTATCCCACGGCGATTGGCCCAGTGGACATTATGGCGAAGAACTCTCAGAATGAGTTCGTGGCCGTCGAAGTCAAGCGCCGCGGTGGTATCGATGGCGTCGAGCAACTTACGCGTTACCTCGATTTGCTTAACCGCGATGACCTTCTGGCGCCAGTCCATGGTGTGTTTGCGGCACAGGAAATCAAGCCGCAAGCCCGCACCTTGGCTGAAGACCGCGGCATTCGCTGCGTGGTGCTCGATTACCAGGAACTGCGCGGAATCGAGTCCAACGAGCTGCGGCTGTTCTAATGCCACGCCGAAACCGAAGAATCCGGGAGGAGCCCCGCTTCTTGCCGCGGGATGGCAGCGCGTTGCTCGGCTCGCAGACCGTTCCGGGGCCGAGTTGGACGCATGGGGAACCTTTCATTATGCGGCACATCGGCAGTTCGGCGGCGAAGAAGTTCTACGTATGCCCCAGCTGCAACCAGAACATCCCGCCCGGGGTAGCGCACATTGTGGCCTGGCCGCGCGATAGCGGCAGACAAGGCGATGACCGCAGGCACTGGCACCGCCACTGTTGGGAGCGGCGGTAGACTAGCGGGCATGATTGTTGCCTTTTCTGTAGCCCCGACCATCGTGGGTGATGAGAGCGCCGAGATGTCTGACGCCGTGGCGGAGGCCGTGCGCGTGGTCCGTGCTTCCGGCCTACCCAACGAGACCAATGCGATGTTCACCCTCATCGAAGGTGAGTGGGACGAAGTCTTTGCGGTGATTAAGGAGGCCACCGACGCTGTCCGTGCAGTCTCTCCGCGCACGAGCCTGGTCATTAAGGCCGATATTCGCGAAGGCGTCACCGGGCAGATAACCCAGAAAGTAGAATCCGTTAACCGTTACTTGGAGGAAAATCAGTGACCGGACCGTACGTTGGCGGCGCCCTCGATTTGGGAGCCATTAAACAGCAGGCAGAGGCCAAGGCGAAAGCGCAGGAGCAGGGCGGTCGAGCCGGTGCACCTTCCCCGACAGGTGTGCAGCCCTTCTTTGAGGTCACAGAACAGAACTTCGAGAATGACCTCGTGCGTCGCTCCGCTGAGGTACCCGTCATCGCGCTTATCGGTTCCCCGCGTTCCCCAGCCTCGGAGCAGTTGAAGAAGGACTTCGAGGAGATGGCCGCGGCCGGCGGCTTAAAGTTCATCGTGGGCTACATCAACGCCGATGTGGTGCCGCAGGTCGCGCAGGTCTTTGGTGTACAGAACCTGCCCACCACCGTGGCGATTGCCGCCGGCCAGCCGGTCACCAACTTTGAAGGTAGCCAGCCCCGAGAGAACCTGGAGCAGTGGGTAGCGGCGATCGTCGAGAAGCTCGGCCCTCAGCTGCGCGGCCTGCAGGATACTGGTGCTGAGCAGCCCCAAACGGAGGAAGCATCCGACCCGCGCCTGCTCGTGGCAGAGGACGCCCTGAATGCTGGCGATTTCGACGCCGCTATTGCTGCTTACGATGAGGTGCTTGCCGCCGAGCCTGACAATGCCGAAATCAAGCAGGCGCGTGCCACCACCGTGGTGCTCAAGCGCCTCAAAGCATCCGCGAAGGACGGCGATCCCATTGCGGAAGCTGCGGAGAATCCGCAGGACGTGGATAAGCAGCTCGCGGCCGCTGATGCCCACATTGTTGCCGGCACTCCGGACGTTGCCTTTAGCCGGCTTATCGACGCCATGAAGGTCACCGCCGGCGACGACAAGGCCCGTCTGAAGGACCGTCTGCTCGAGCTGTTTGCCCTCTATGATTCTGGTGATCCGCGCGTACTCGCGGCCCGCACGCAGCTCGCTAGTGCGCTGTATTAGTACCTAGTCTCGCTGTCTGGCCCGTTAACCGTTTCTGGTTGGCGGGTTTCGTCGTCTCGTCGCTTGCCTCCGCTAGCTGCGGGATCGCCGATGTGCCCGCTGACCGTGGTGTGGTTGGCGGGTTTAGGCGCGGGCGCGTGCGTGCAGGCGGTTAGCCTGCACCCGGTGGGTCGGCCGGCTGGCTTGTTCCTGGCGGCGGGTCGGGTGGTTGTCCTGTTTGTTCGGCGGCGAGTCTTGCTATTGCTTCTTGGTATTCGGGCATGGCGGTAATTGGCACACCCCAGGGCGGGATGTAGCTCACCCCGGTGTTTAGCCGGAACATGTAGCCGCGCCCGGTGGGGCGTTTGGGGTCATCGTCGTTAATTCCGTTGTGGTAGGCGCACAGGAAGGTGAGGTTTTTAAGGTTGGTAAAACCTCCTGCCTGCCAGGGGATGAGGTGGTGGACTTCGCAGTAATCAGCTGGTTTGTTGCAGCCGTCGCGTGAGCAGGTTTGGAATTCAGCAGCCAGGCTGATGCGTTGTTTCCAGCTGGCATGCCGCTGAATCCTATAAGAGTTAATGGGCCCCTCTAAAGGGTGGATGATGGTGGCGTAGCCAATCTCAGCAAACTTGTAGGCCAAAAAGTCTGCCCCGCTCATGCGCGCGCCGTTGGTGAGGTTAAGTTCTATTTCCTCCCCATCACCGTTGATAATGCGGTCAAATTCATCCAGGGTGACAACGACTTGAGCGTGTACGGCGGGTTTGGTGCCAATGCCGCCGGTGACAATGATGGTGCGGGCAGCATCAAGCAGGTTTGTTTTGTTGACGGATTCTAGGGTGCCTCTGATGTCGGCGATGACGGTGGGGGTGTCGGTGATGGTGATGGAGTTCGGGCCGTGTGCGCGGTAGGTGAAGCGTACTCCGGGTTTGGCGGTGCGCTTGGACTGAAGTTCTTTTAGGCGGGTGGTGGCAACCTGGCGGATTTTGTGGGCAGGCGTTCCGGCAAGCTTGATGCGTAGGTTCCAGGCGTCGAGGTCTTTTTTGACTTTGGCGGTGTAGGACTCGATCAGGGTGAGAATGCTAAGGCTATGTTTGTGTGCCATCGCGGCGGCGCGTGCTTTGCGTTGTTTGCCGGTGAAGCGGGTGTGCCCGAAGTAGATGCGGTGCAGGTGGGAAAGCTCGGTGGCGTCGGCTGGGTCGGCGCCGAGCGCGCGCAGTTCGTCGGGTGAGCTGGATGCTTGTTCCACTAGCGCGATCCCCGAGTTGCGGTAGTGGAAGTAGGTTTCTAATACCCCCATGGCCACAGAGACTAAAACAGGCCCACCAACCCCGCAACCGGAGCAGCGAAAAGTTTCCCAAAGCTCCTCGGGTGTGAATTGAGTAATGCTACATTCTAAAAAGTGTTGTAACACACATCTCAGTGTTTCTCTGACAGAAGGAATCTCATGCGCACATCTCGCACTCTCCGAACCGCTACCGCACTGTTGGGCGCAGTGGCACTCACTGTGCCACTGGCCGCGTGCGGCGGAAGCTCTACCGAGGCGGCTGCCGGTGGCGATGCCATCGTCCGCGTCCCCGGTACCGAGCCCCAGCAGGGGCTTATCCCCGCTATGACGAATGAGAACGGCGGCGGGCGCGTCGTCGATATGCTTTACTCCGGCCTCATCTATTACGACGCTGACGGTGAGGTCCACAATGAGATGGCGGAGTCCATCGACAAAGAAGGGGAGAAGACCTACAAGGTCACCCTTAAGCCGGACATCACCTTCTCTGACGGCACGCCGGTTACGGCCGCGACATTCGTCGATACGTGGAATTATGCGGTGGCGAACGAGCAGCTTAACGAGAGCTTCTTCTCCTCCATCAAAGGCTACGGCGAAGGTGTGAAGGAGATGGAGGGCCTCAAGGTCCTCGATGACCGCACCTTCACCATCGAACTGACCCAGCCGGAGAGTGACTTCCCGTCGCGCCTAGGCTATAACGCCTACTTCCCGCTGCCGCCGGAAGCCCTCGACGATCCGCAGGGCTTTGGTGAGAACCCGGTTTCCAATGGCCCGTACCGGTTCAAGGAATGGAACCACAACCAGAACATTGTTCTGGAGCCGAACCCAGAGTACGGCGGGGATCGCACGCCGAAGAACGATGGCCTCGAGTTCGTCTTCTACGCCGACAGCGGTGCCTCCTACATGGACCTGCTCTCCAATAATCTCGATGTGCTGGAGGCAATCCCGTCCTCGGCATTCGGCAACTACGAGCAGGACTTGGGCGAGCGCCAGGAAACGAAGCCGGCTGCTACCTACCTAGAGATGTCCATTCACGTGGACACCCCGCACTTTAGTGGGGAAGAGGGCGCTCTACGTCGACGCGCGGTGTCGATGGCTATCAACCGCGAGGAGATCGCGAAGACCATATTCCACGGCACTCGTACGCCGGCCCGCGAGTTCACGTCGCCAGTGCTCACCGGCTATAGCGACAGCCTGCCGGGCTCAGAGAACCTAGACTTCAACCCCGAGGAAGCCAAGAAGCTGTGGGCCGAGGCCGACAAGAAGTACGGCACCTTTGAAGACACCTTCCCCATCAACTACAACACCGATGGCGATAACAAGGACTGGGCCGATGCCGTGGCCAATAGCATCAGCAACACTTTGGGTATCCGAGCCGTGGGTAACCCTTATCCGGACTTCAAGTCCTTCCGTGAGGCCTACCGCGCTGAGCGCATGGACGGCGCTTACCGTACCGCATGGTTCGCGGATTACCCGTCGATGGGTAACTTCCTGGGCCCGAACTTCACCACGGGTGTGGCCTCCAATGACTCGAAATACTCCAACCCGGAGTTCGATGAGCTCATCGTCAAAGCCAATGGCGCTAATTCCCCGGAGGAAGCCGCCAAGCTGTATAACCAGGCCCAGGAGCTGCTCCTGCGAGACCTTCCTGCCATTCCGCTCTTCTACCCGAACGTCGTCGGCGGCTGGTCAGAGAATGTGAGCAACGTGACCTTCAACTGGAAGTCCCTGCCGGTCTACTACGAGATTGAGAAAACCGTTCAGTAAACTTCGACTACAGTACGGGGGTATGACCTCCGTACTTTTTCTCTGCAACACCAACCGTGGCAAGTCTCAGATGGCTGCCGCTCTAGCCAAAAAGCACGCGCCCGATTGGGAGATTCACTCTGCAGGAGTAAAGACCACTGAACAGCACCGCGAGCAGGGCGTGAATGCCGAGGCACAGGCCTCACTGGCCAAGATTGGTGCCGATATGTCGGGAACGCCGACGCTTATCGACGAATCCCTAGCCTCCTCCGTCGACCACGTCATCGTCGTCGGCGATGCGCACTACGCCGGCAACTGCGAGCGCTGGGAGATTGAAGATCCGTCCCTGCGCGGCATGGAGGGCGAGGAGCGCATGGATGCGCTTCGCGATGACATTGATGCTCGCGTAAGAGCTTTCCTTGATGCTCACGCGTAGGACTGAAACTGAAACTGCCTGATCTGCCAAAAGTAGGGGCTGGAATTCGATCCCAGCGGTGATCTTTGGCAGATCGGGCAGTTGTGTCTCTCAGGCCTTGCTTGCGATGAGCGTGAGCACGCGCCGAGCCAGGCTCGGCGCTAGGCCACTCAGCTTAGCCGCGGAAGGCATACCACTGCACCGAATTAGCCGGTAGGTGCAGGTGGAGGTGGTTGCCTTCCGAGTGGACATGGTGGGCAAGGTCGTTGCCAGCACCTTGGTAGACGGCGTCGTCTGTGTTGATGACTAGCTCCCACTCGCCATCGCGCGGCACCCAGAGGTCATAGTTCGGCACCGAGCTGCCGGAGAAGTTACACACCGCGAGAAGGACGGAGCCGTCCTTGCCGTAGCGGACATAGCCCAACATGTTGTTGTTGGAGTCATCCGCCTTGACCCACTGGAACCCGTCCTGAGTGAAATCCTGCGTCCACAGGGCCGGGTGCTGCTTGTACACGATGTTGAGATCTCGCACGAGGCGCTTGATGCCGTGGTGCCATTCGTTGCCCCAGCCTTCTAGGTTGGACCAGTCCACGGAGTTGCCCTCAGACCACTCGGTGGTCTGACCGAACTCCTGGCCCATAAACATCAACTGCTTGCCGGGATGGGAGAACATGTAGCCATAGAGGGCACGCAGGCCGGCCGCCTTGTTCCAATCATCGCCCGGCATGCGCTCCCACAGGGAGCCCTTGCCGTGGACGACCTCATCGTGGCTAAACGGCAGCACGTAGCGCTCGGAGTAGGCATAGACCATAGAGAATGTCAGCTCGCCGTGGTGGTAGCGGCGGTGGATGGGCTCGTGCTTGAAGTACTCCAGGGTGTCGTTCATCCAGCCCATGTTCCACTTCAGGTTAAAGCCGAGGCCGCCTTCGTGAGTCGGCGCGGTAACACCTGGCCAGGAGGTGGATTCCTCCGCAATGGTGAGCACGCCCGGGTGGGTTCGGTGGAGGGTGGCATTAGTTTCCTGGAGGAATTGGACTGCCTCAAGGTTTTCGCGGCCGCCGTAGATGTTGGGCAGCCATTCGTCGCGGGAGTAGTCCAAATAGAGCATGGAAGCTACCGCGTCGACACGCAGGCCGTCGATGTGGAATTCCTCCGCCCAGTAAAGCGCATTGGCCACGAGGAAGTTGCGGACCTCGTTGCGGCCGAAGTCGAAGACGTAGGTGCCCCAGTCTGCCTGCTCGCCGCGGCGTGGGTCGGGGTGCTCGTACAGCGCCTGGCCGTCGAAGCGGCCGAGTGCCCATTCATCCTTGGGGAAGTGGGCGGGGACCCAGTCGATGATGACGCCGATGCCGGCCGTGTGCAGGTCATTGATGAGCGCACGGAGTTCATCCGGGGAGCCCCAGCGGGCAGACGGAGCGAAGTAGCCCGACACCTGGTATCCCCAGGAACCGCCGAAGGGGTGCTCGGCCACGGGCAGCATTTCCACGTGGGTAAAGCCGTGCTCGAGAAGATAGGGGATGAGTTCCTCGCGGAGGCTGTTGTAGTTGGCGCCGATCTTCCAGGAGCCGACGTGCAGCTCGTAGATGCTCATCGGCACATCGAGGTCATCGTTGCGCTGCGACATCCAGTCGTCATCGCTCCACTCGAAGGTGGAGCGAGCCACTACGGAGGCGGTCTCCGGCGGGGCAATGGTGCGCTTGGCCAGGGGATCGGCCTTATCGATGCGCGGCGAATTCTTGCCATGTACGGCGAACTTATAGCGCTCGCCTTCACCGACGCCCGGGATAAAGACCTCCCAGATACCGGTGGAGCCCAGGCTACGCATGGGGAATTGGGTAGGGTTCCAGCCGCAGAAGTCACCGACAACGGCAACACCTTCCGCATTCGGGGCCCACACGGCAAAAGCAGTACCGGTGACCGTACCCATGTCGGTGGTGTAGGTCTTCAGATTGGCGCCGAGCACGTCCCACAGGCGCTCATGGCGGCCCTCACCAATGAGGTGCTGGTCCAAGGTCCCCAAGGTGGGCAGGAAGTGGTAGCCATCGGCCACCTCAACAGCGGGCTGGCCTGGGTAGGTAATGCGCAGGCGGTAGTCGGATTCAACCGCCAGCGGCGCCTCCCAGATGTCATCGCCGACCGGGGTCATGGCGATGGTCTCCGTCGCGGTGACGAGCTCGACGGCTTCGGCACCGGGGCGGCGGGTGCGGACGGTTCCTTGATGCCACCCATAAAAATCATGGGGAGCATGGTGGCGGCAGGAATTGAGACGTTCACGATCGGTGGCCGGGATGTTCATAATGACCAAATTACCTAACTCTCGTCACCCGCGCGGGCCAAAAGATAACTAGGCGCGGTAGTCCTCCACGCGGCGCCAGGCCAGCTGCTCCTGCAGGTCATGGTCGGCAGGGGGAAGGATGAAGACATGGGCGACGTCGCGAAGCGGCTCGAGGCGCACAAAGTTGCGGTCGGACCACTCGTAGGCCGAGCCACTAATAGCATCCTGGACGGTGAAGTGATCCCCCGGGTGGCGGCCCACGGCCGGCAGATCCAGGTAGACCGTCGCCTCCTGCGCATTGCGCGGATCGAGATTCACCACGACCAAGACCACGTTGCCGGTCGCGGCATCCGCCTTGGAGTAGGCGATGATGGCCTCGTTATCCGTGTTGTGGAAGCGCAGCGTACGCAGCTGCTGCAGGGCAGGATTCTCTCGGCGGATGAGGTTGAGCAGGCGGATATAGGATTCCAGGGAGTCGCCGGATTTCACGGCTGCCTGGAAATCGCGCGGGCGCAGCTCGTACTTCTCCGAATCGAGGTACTCCTCACTGCCAGGCTTCACGGCTTGGTGCTCGTAGAGCTCGAAGCCGGAGTAGACACCCCATAGCGGGGAGAGCGTAGCCGCCAGGGTGGCGCGGATGGCGAACATGGCACGCCCGCCGGTCTGGAGGGACTCGTGGAGGATATCCGGGGTGTTGACAAAGAGGTTGGGGCGGCAAATATCGGCCTGTTCCACGTGCATCTGTGCCAACTTCGTCAGATCATATTTGGAGGTCTGCCACGTGAAGTAGGTGTAGGACTGCGTAAAGCCGGCCTTAGCCAGACCGAAGAGGCGCGGGGCGCGGGTAAAGGCCTCAGACAGGAAGATGACCTCTGGGTGGGTCACATGCACCTTGGAAATAAGCCAGTTCCAGAAGTTGGTGGGCTTGGTATGTGG containing:
- the nucS gene encoding endonuclease NucS; translation: MRVVIARCSVDYVGRLDAHLPLADRLILIKADGSVSVHADDRAYKPLNWMTPPCTFEESEITDIDGDDTGEKLWLVENPKGEQLRITIAEVHQDIEMDLGEDPGLVKDGVEAHLQELLAEHIETLGEKYSLVRREYPTAIGPVDIMAKNSQNEFVAVEVKRRGGIDGVEQLTRYLDLLNRDDLLAPVHGVFAAQEIKPQARTLAEDRGIRCVVLDYQELRGIESNELRLF
- a CDS encoding MTH1187 family thiamine-binding protein; this translates as MIVAFSVAPTIVGDESAEMSDAVAEAVRVVRASGLPNETNAMFTLIEGEWDEVFAVIKEATDAVRAVSPRTSLVIKADIREGVTGQITQKVESVNRYLEENQ
- a CDS encoding tetratricopeptide repeat protein translates to MTGPYVGGALDLGAIKQQAEAKAKAQEQGGRAGAPSPTGVQPFFEVTEQNFENDLVRRSAEVPVIALIGSPRSPASEQLKKDFEEMAAAGGLKFIVGYINADVVPQVAQVFGVQNLPTTVAIAAGQPVTNFEGSQPRENLEQWVAAIVEKLGPQLRGLQDTGAEQPQTEEASDPRLLVAEDALNAGDFDAAIAAYDEVLAAEPDNAEIKQARATTVVLKRLKASAKDGDPIAEAAENPQDVDKQLAAADAHIVAGTPDVAFSRLIDAMKVTAGDDKARLKDRLLELFALYDSGDPRVLAARTQLASALY
- a CDS encoding HNH endonuclease signature motif containing protein — its product is MGVLETYFHYRNSGIALVEQASSSPDELRALGADPADATELSHLHRIYFGHTRFTGKQRKARAAAMAHKHSLSILTLIESYTAKVKKDLDAWNLRIKLAGTPAHKIRQVATTRLKELQSKRTAKPGVRFTYRAHGPNSITITDTPTVIADIRGTLESVNKTNLLDAARTIIVTGGIGTKPAVHAQVVVTLDEFDRIINGDGEEIELNLTNGARMSGADFLAYKFAEIGYATIIHPLEGPINSYRIQRHASWKQRISLAAEFQTCSRDGCNKPADYCEVHHLIPWQAGGFTNLKNLTFLCAYHNGINDDDPKRPTGRGYMFRLNTGVSYIPPWGVPITAMPEYQEAIARLAAEQTGQPPDPPPGTSQPADPPGAG
- a CDS encoding peptide ABC transporter substrate-binding protein; this translates as MRTSRTLRTATALLGAVALTVPLAACGGSSTEAAAGGDAIVRVPGTEPQQGLIPAMTNENGGGRVVDMLYSGLIYYDADGEVHNEMAESIDKEGEKTYKVTLKPDITFSDGTPVTAATFVDTWNYAVANEQLNESFFSSIKGYGEGVKEMEGLKVLDDRTFTIELTQPESDFPSRLGYNAYFPLPPEALDDPQGFGENPVSNGPYRFKEWNHNQNIVLEPNPEYGGDRTPKNDGLEFVFYADSGASYMDLLSNNLDVLEAIPSSAFGNYEQDLGERQETKPAATYLEMSIHVDTPHFSGEEGALRRRAVSMAINREEIAKTIFHGTRTPAREFTSPVLTGYSDSLPGSENLDFNPEEAKKLWAEADKKYGTFEDTFPINYNTDGDNKDWADAVANSISNTLGIRAVGNPYPDFKSFREAYRAERMDGAYRTAWFADYPSMGNFLGPNFTTGVASNDSKYSNPEFDELIVKANGANSPEEAAKLYNQAQELLLRDLPAIPLFYPNVVGGWSENVSNVTFNWKSLPVYYEIEKTVQ
- a CDS encoding low molecular weight phosphatase family protein; translation: MTSVLFLCNTNRGKSQMAAALAKKHAPDWEIHSAGVKTTEQHREQGVNAEAQASLAKIGADMSGTPTLIDESLASSVDHVIVVGDAHYAGNCERWEIEDPSLRGMEGEERMDALRDDIDARVRAFLDAHA
- the glgB gene encoding 1,4-alpha-glucan branching protein GlgB; translation: MNIPATDRERLNSCRHHAPHDFYGWHQGTVRTRRPGAEAVELVTATETIAMTPVGDDIWEAPLAVESDYRLRITYPGQPAVEVADGYHFLPTLGTLDQHLIGEGRHERLWDVLGANLKTYTTDMGTVTGTAFAVWAPNAEGVAVVGDFCGWNPTQFPMRSLGSTGIWEVFIPGVGEGERYKFAVHGKNSPRIDKADPLAKRTIAPPETASVVARSTFEWSDDDWMSQRNDDLDVPMSIYELHVGSWKIGANYNSLREELIPYLLEHGFTHVEMLPVAEHPFGGSWGYQVSGYFAPSARWGSPDELRALINDLHTAGIGVIIDWVPAHFPKDEWALGRFDGQALYEHPDPRRGEQADWGTYVFDFGRNEVRNFLVANALYWAEEFHIDGLRVDAVASMLYLDYSRDEWLPNIYGGRENLEAVQFLQETNATLHRTHPGVLTIAEESTSWPGVTAPTHEGGLGFNLKWNMGWMNDTLEYFKHEPIHRRYHHGELTFSMVYAYSERYVLPFSHDEVVHGKGSLWERMPGDDWNKAAGLRALYGYMFSHPGKQLMFMGQEFGQTTEWSEGNSVDWSNLEGWGNEWHHGIKRLVRDLNIVYKQHPALWTQDFTQDGFQWVKADDSNNNMLGYVRYGKDGSVLLAVCNFSGSSVPNYDLWVPRDGEWELVINTDDAVYQGAGNDLAHHVHSEGNHLHLHLPANSVQWYAFRG